Proteins from one Desulfovibrio sp. genomic window:
- a CDS encoding ABC transporter permease gives MTAYREIKVHTPLALKILPVVSVAGFFAVWEFVVRTGMVPETMLAAPSTVVELLFLKLWNADPDGALLHEHAWISIQEAFSGYFLSLMVGLPLGLAMGWFVAAEGLARPVFEIIRPIPPVAWIPLTIFWFGIGLPGKIFIIWIGGLVPCVINAYVGVKMTNPTLIQMARTYGASDWQIFKRLCIPSALPMVFGALQIALACCWTNLVAAELLAADAGLGFMITMGRRLALPEMVVLGMFMVGLTGAVIGVAIDRVEKRLLAGIRR, from the coding sequence ATGACAGCCTACAGGGAGATCAAAGTCCACACGCCGCTGGCTCTGAAGATTCTGCCGGTGGTGAGCGTGGCCGGGTTCTTCGCCGTCTGGGAGTTCGTGGTGCGCACCGGCATGGTGCCGGAAACCATGCTGGCCGCCCCGAGCACTGTGGTGGAGCTGCTCTTTCTGAAGCTGTGGAACGCCGATCCGGATGGCGCGCTGCTGCACGAGCATGCCTGGATAAGCATTCAGGAAGCCTTCAGCGGCTACTTTCTGTCCCTCATGGTCGGGCTGCCTTTGGGATTAGCCATGGGCTGGTTCGTGGCGGCCGAAGGTCTGGCCCGTCCCGTGTTCGAAATCATCCGCCCCATACCTCCCGTGGCCTGGATTCCCCTGACCATCTTCTGGTTCGGCATCGGCCTGCCAGGCAAGATATTCATCATCTGGATAGGCGGATTGGTCCCCTGCGTCATTAACGCCTACGTGGGAGTGAAGATGACCAACCCGACGCTTATCCAGATGGCCAGGACCTACGGGGCAAGCGACTGGCAGATCTTCAAAAGGCTGTGCATCCCCTCGGCCCTGCCCATGGTTTTCGGAGCCCTGCAGATCGCCCTGGCCTGCTGCTGGACCAACCTCGTGGCCGCGGAGCTTCTGGCCGCCGACGCGGGGCTCGGATTCATGATCACCATGGGCCGCAGGCTGGCCCTGCCGGAGATGGTGGTGCTCGGCATGTTCATGGTGGGGCTCACGGGCGCGGTCATCGGAGTGGCCATCGACAGGGTGGAAAAACGGCTCCTGGCCGGGATCAGGAGATAA
- a CDS encoding ABC transporter permease, with translation MSKKTPHCTAVANETVSGCSDHGPLTLRRVLGNRWFLYCVSLVAFFTTWDTVARFGALGGGTSALATPVEVLEQLVYLWDNELAEMTLWGHIWASTQRVLVGFSIAAAIAVPLGLFMALNRYVNALVKPLFDLLKPMPPISWISISILWFGIGETSKVFIIVLGTFVPCLLNAYNGVRLVEPELYDVIRTLGGNRRDEILHVCFPASFPAIFAGLQISLSIAWTCVLAAELVSARSGLGFIIVQGMNLSQPALVMGGMAVIAMAAWGTTLLVTALERKLCPWKRKVAGL, from the coding sequence ATGTCCAAAAAAACACCACACTGCACCGCAGTAGCCAACGAAACCGTCTCGGGGTGTTCGGACCACGGCCCACTTACCCTGAGGAGGGTGCTCGGCAACCGCTGGTTCCTGTACTGCGTCTCCCTGGTCGCGTTCTTCACCACCTGGGACACGGTGGCCCGCTTCGGAGCTCTCGGCGGCGGTACCAGCGCCCTGGCCACTCCCGTGGAGGTACTCGAACAGCTGGTGTACCTCTGGGACAACGAACTGGCCGAAATGACCCTCTGGGGTCACATCTGGGCCAGCACCCAGCGCGTGCTGGTCGGCTTTTCCATAGCCGCGGCCATCGCCGTGCCCCTGGGCCTGTTCATGGCGCTCAACCGCTACGTGAACGCCCTGGTCAAGCCGCTCTTCGACCTTTTGAAGCCCATGCCGCCCATCTCCTGGATATCCATCTCCATCCTGTGGTTCGGCATCGGAGAGACTTCCAAGGTCTTCATCATCGTCCTGGGAACGTTCGTGCCCTGCCTGCTGAATGCCTACAACGGCGTCCGCCTGGTTGAACCCGAGCTCTACGACGTCATCCGGACCCTGGGCGGCAACCGGCGCGACGAAATCCTGCACGTGTGCTTCCCGGCCTCGTTCCCGGCCATCTTCGCCGGGCTTCAGATTTCGCTCTCCATAGCCTGGACCTGCGTTCTGGCCGCCGAACTGGTCAGCGCCCGGTCCGGGCTCGGGTTCATCATCGTCCAGGGCATGAACCTCTCCCAACCGGCTCTCGTGATGGGCGGCATGGCTGTCATCGCCATGGCGGCCTGGGGCACCACGCTTCTGGTCACCGCCTTGGAGAGAAAGCTGTGCCCGTGGAAACGAAAGGTCGCGGGCCTCTAA
- a CDS encoding ABC transporter ATP-binding protein — protein MDNAAKPSKIKIECKNVCKTFIQKGHQEVPVLEDVSIEVHENEFLVILGPGQCGKSTLLRIMAGLEIPTSGTVTLDGKEVTGPGADRGLVFQGYMLFPWKTVLGNVEMGPKLCGLPKCQQREIALHYINLVGLSGFEQHYPHQLSGGMKQRVGIARSYANKPEVMLLDEPFGQLDAQTRIFMEQETERIWQHEKRTVLFVTNNTDEALFLGDRIVTMEGKLPGRVQRTYTVDLPRPRDLTDMRFLEMRREIIDSSVLTL, from the coding sequence GTGGACAATGCCGCCAAGCCTTCCAAGATAAAGATTGAATGCAAGAACGTGTGCAAGACCTTCATCCAGAAGGGCCACCAGGAAGTGCCCGTGCTCGAGGACGTGAGCATCGAGGTCCACGAGAACGAATTCCTGGTGATATTAGGCCCTGGTCAGTGCGGCAAAAGTACGCTCCTGCGCATCATGGCCGGGCTTGAAATCCCCACCTCCGGGACAGTCACCCTGGACGGCAAGGAAGTGACCGGGCCCGGCGCGGACCGTGGCCTGGTGTTTCAGGGGTACATGCTCTTTCCCTGGAAGACGGTGCTCGGAAACGTGGAGATGGGTCCCAAGCTCTGCGGCCTGCCCAAATGCCAGCAGCGCGAGATCGCCCTGCACTACATCAACCTGGTGGGTCTTTCCGGCTTCGAGCAGCACTACCCGCACCAGCTCTCGGGCGGCATGAAGCAGCGGGTGGGCATAGCCCGGTCCTACGCCAACAAGCCCGAAGTCATGCTCCTGGACGAACCCTTCGGACAGCTCGACGCCCAGACGCGGATATTCATGGAGCAGGAGACGGAACGCATCTGGCAGCACGAGAAGCGCACTGTCCTGTTTGTCACCAACAACACCGACGAAGCCCTTTTCCTCGGAGACCGCATCGTGACCATGGAGGGCAAGCTCCCGGGCCGGGTGCAGCGGACATACACCGTCGATCTCCCGAGACCCAGGGACTTAACCGACATGCGATTTCTCGAGATGCGCCGGGAGATCATCGACTCGTCGGTACTCACCCTCTAG
- a CDS encoding iron-containing alcohol dehydrogenase: MVHAFNSVRRIVHGFGSIQSVGEEAKRLGAGKVLVVTDPGVQKAGILDILARALENAGLKTDFFTGVEPDPKIEVVDLSLAAAREAKPDVIIGMGGGSSLDIAKATSVLMTNEGPIDKYFGMELVPKPGLPLLLIPTTAGTGSEMTSISVLSDTLNDVKKGIVSEHMFAKVVLLDPELTIGLPPALTATTGMDALVHAIESFTGVRATPFTDLLNRESIALVAANLRKAFANGSNRAARENMLYASCLSGMAFSNTQNGLIHAIALAIGGKFHLPHGLLTAFICPWVMEFNLLATPAKFIEIARLFGESVQGLPEIQAARLSVKAVKSLLDDLRIPYTLKSYGVPREAIENIAKATLGAARLIGNNPRAVTEKEVVELLKANYGD, from the coding sequence GTGGTTCACGCGTTCAACTCGGTCCGAAGGATCGTTCATGGTTTCGGCAGCATCCAGTCCGTTGGTGAGGAAGCAAAACGCCTGGGCGCTGGCAAGGTCCTGGTGGTCACGGACCCGGGAGTCCAGAAGGCTGGCATTCTGGACATCCTGGCTAGGGCATTGGAGAATGCGGGGCTCAAGACCGACTTCTTCACGGGCGTGGAACCGGACCCCAAGATCGAAGTGGTGGACCTGAGCCTGGCGGCCGCCAGAGAAGCCAAGCCGGACGTGATCATCGGCATGGGTGGCGGGAGTTCCTTAGACATCGCCAAGGCCACGTCCGTGCTCATGACCAACGAAGGCCCCATCGACAAGTATTTTGGCATGGAACTGGTACCCAAACCGGGCCTGCCGCTCCTGCTCATACCGACCACGGCCGGAACCGGCAGCGAAATGACCTCCATCAGCGTTCTGTCCGACACCTTAAACGATGTCAAAAAAGGTATCGTGAGCGAACACATGTTCGCCAAGGTCGTCCTGCTCGATCCGGAACTCACCATCGGCCTGCCTCCGGCTCTCACTGCAACCACGGGCATGGACGCCCTGGTCCACGCCATCGAATCCTTCACGGGCGTACGGGCCACGCCCTTCACGGACCTCTTGAACCGCGAATCCATCGCTCTTGTGGCCGCCAACCTCCGCAAGGCCTTTGCCAACGGGTCGAACAGGGCGGCACGGGAGAACATGCTCTACGCCAGCTGCCTGTCCGGAATGGCCTTTTCCAACACCCAGAACGGGCTCATCCACGCCATCGCCTTGGCCATCGGCGGCAAGTTCCATCTGCCCCACGGATTGCTCACGGCCTTCATCTGCCCATGGGTGATGGAGTTCAACCTGCTGGCCACCCCGGCCAAGTTCATCGAGATTGCCCGGCTTTTCGGCGAGAGCGTCCAGGGCCTGCCCGAAATCCAGGCGGCGCGCTTGAGCGTCAAGGCGGTGAAGTCTCTGTTGGATGATCTGCGCATCCCCTACACATTGAAAAGCTACGGCGTGCCCCGCGAGGCCATCGAAAACATCGCCAAGGCCACTCTTGGAGCGGCGCGGCTTATCGGCAACAACCCGAGGGCCGTGACCGAGAAGGAGGTCGTGGAGCTTCTGAAGGCCAACTACGGCGACTAG
- a CDS encoding glycosyltransferase family 2 protein, with the protein MPAGLSVFATARRPIPPSTSPLPKQPGELKADFSSLDVSVVIPVYNAEKSIDPLCVEIMSTLSCRLLQIVLVNDGSRDASHEVCLGLCGRYPDVVTYLRLSKNFGEHNAVMAGLKAARGDYTLILDDDFQNPPSEAPRLLAHCVAGEFDAVYGAFIEKRHSFWRNLGSWLNGCMSRRLLGKPEGLYLSSFKCLNRFLREKVVEYTGPWPYLDGLILRSTDRVGQVAVEHHERARGISGYTPAKLFSLWLTMFASFSPAPARFAAATGLILGLAGIGTFAVGLTMWSTPWMLGGLICLLGGAMLAGTGLAAEYSIRALMELNGSPQFVVRDRHGAGCAPDEESSRGPESGKLPKPGPHTVAQAGKKKKAMSSREPRR; encoded by the coding sequence ATGCCCGCAGGTCTTTCGGTGTTCGCAACAGCCCGCAGGCCCATACCGCCCTCCACATCGCCCCTTCCGAAGCAACCGGGTGAACTCAAGGCGGATTTTTCCTCGCTGGATGTCTCGGTGGTCATACCGGTCTACAACGCCGAAAAGAGCATCGATCCCTTATGCGTCGAGATCATGTCCACCCTCTCCTGCCGCTTACTCCAGATCGTCCTGGTCAACGACGGCAGCCGGGACGCCAGCCACGAGGTCTGTCTGGGGCTTTGCGGGCGGTATCCGGACGTGGTCACCTATCTGAGGCTTTCCAAGAACTTCGGCGAGCACAACGCCGTCATGGCCGGTTTGAAAGCCGCCCGGGGGGACTACACCCTCATCCTAGACGACGATTTCCAGAATCCTCCATCAGAAGCTCCACGCCTGCTCGCCCATTGCGTCGCGGGAGAATTCGACGCCGTATACGGGGCCTTCATCGAAAAAAGGCACTCCTTCTGGCGCAATCTGGGCAGTTGGCTCAACGGGTGCATGTCCCGCCGGCTTCTTGGAAAACCGGAAGGCCTCTACCTCTCCAGCTTCAAATGCTTAAACCGGTTCCTTCGTGAAAAGGTTGTCGAATACACGGGCCCCTGGCCCTATCTGGACGGCTTGATTCTGCGATCCACGGACCGGGTGGGACAGGTCGCGGTGGAACACCATGAGAGAGCGCGGGGAATATCCGGCTATACCCCAGCCAAGCTTTTCTCCCTCTGGCTCACCATGTTCGCCTCTTTCTCTCCCGCCCCGGCGCGGTTTGCTGCCGCCACTGGCTTGATACTTGGCCTTGCGGGCATTGGAACCTTCGCGGTTGGGCTGACCATGTGGTCTACCCCCTGGATGCTGGGGGGGCTGATCTGCCTTTTGGGAGGGGCCATGCTTGCCGGGACGGGACTCGCTGCAGAGTATTCCATACGGGCCCTGATGGAGCTAAACGGCTCTCCCCAATTCGTTGTGAGGGATCGTCACGGAGCCGGGTGCGCTCCTGACGAGGAGAGTTCCAGAGGACCGGAGTCCGGAAAGCTGCCAAAACCTGGGCCGCATACGGTTGCCCAAGCGGGTAAGAAGAAAAAGGCGATGTCCAGCCGGGAGCCACGCCGATGA
- a CDS encoding FdtA/QdtA family cupin domain-containing protein — translation MSPLSKVRLVDIPTISDSRGRLSVLEQGAGVPFEIRRVFFMHHMEADRGGHAHRDTEQVVLAAAGSFRITLTDAKSSLTYVLDDPSRGVYMPPMVYVTLTDFSPGAVCLVLASTIYDMSRSIRTYEDFLREMTP, via the coding sequence ATGAGCCCCTTGAGCAAAGTCCGCCTGGTGGACATCCCCACCATTTCCGACTCCAGAGGACGGCTGTCCGTGCTGGAACAGGGAGCTGGCGTGCCCTTCGAAATCCGGCGGGTGTTTTTCATGCACCACATGGAAGCCGACAGGGGCGGCCATGCCCATCGGGACACCGAACAGGTGGTTCTGGCCGCGGCCGGATCATTCAGGATCACCCTTACCGACGCCAAGTCCAGCCTCACATATGTTCTGGATGATCCCTCCAGGGGGGTCTACATGCCCCCCATGGTGTACGTGACCCTGACTGACTTCAGCCCCGGTGCGGTCTGTCTGGTGCTGGCCAGCACCATCTACGACATGAGCCGTTCCATCCGCACATACGAGGATTTCCTGAGGGAGATGACCCCATGA
- a CDS encoding NDP-hexose 2,3-dehydratase family protein → MIRFSRQVGPEAAFLRSHLALSGQCPSVEDAYAWYLAQRDEKGFETRVIPLSQVDGWEFGESPRMMYHRSGRFFALVGVRVETTFGPVKSWDQPIINQPEIGILGFLTRKFDGIPHFLVQAKREPGNINVLQLAPTVQATWSNYTRVHKGKDTPYLEFFTSSMRSRTLLDHLQTEQGSRFLGKRNRNMIVETTHDIEVRDPYKWMTLGQIKALMHVENVVNMDARSVLSLIPLVNLDGCLDPCGLGSWWEALGQRGLALCSSTSNTGQEHSSMEEILAWLNNLKTRHSLNISRVPLDQLRHWTADDTSIRHETGQHFSIIGLDVEACCRETLRWSQPILHHPKRGLRGFLLKTINGVLHFLVRASLEPGSHNGVEVGPTVSCSDARERLGGRLAPKLLELFIDPAPENVFHRCVQSEEGGRFHHFENEYIFLHAPDGMSHPGPHYRWMSLGQLLRLARHAHVNMEARNLLSCLSVLPETGTWPDQLKSASSNSVARLRAVPGRRDAKRTSGHSMQNVQDQLSQDAVLPDVLANASTRAHRLAVGDAVGFAAGSSQTHDSGSPDSQA, encoded by the coding sequence ATGATCCGTTTTTCGCGACAAGTTGGACCGGAAGCGGCTTTCCTGCGTTCGCACCTGGCCTTGAGCGGCCAATGCCCCAGCGTCGAAGACGCCTATGCCTGGTATCTGGCCCAACGAGACGAAAAGGGGTTCGAAACCCGTGTCATCCCTCTCTCCCAAGTGGACGGCTGGGAGTTTGGCGAATCCCCGCGCATGATGTATCACCGCAGCGGACGCTTTTTTGCCCTGGTGGGCGTCAGGGTGGAAACCACCTTCGGCCCGGTGAAAAGCTGGGACCAGCCCATCATCAATCAGCCCGAGATCGGCATCCTGGGTTTTCTGACCCGCAAGTTTGACGGCATCCCCCATTTCCTGGTGCAGGCCAAACGCGAACCCGGCAATATCAACGTGCTCCAGCTGGCTCCCACGGTGCAGGCCACCTGGAGCAATTATACCCGCGTACACAAAGGCAAGGACACCCCATACCTGGAGTTCTTCACCAGCTCCATGCGCTCCAGGACCCTCCTGGACCATCTTCAGACCGAACAGGGCAGCCGTTTTCTGGGCAAACGCAACCGGAACATGATCGTGGAGACAACCCATGACATCGAGGTCAGAGATCCCTACAAGTGGATGACCCTTGGCCAGATCAAGGCCCTGATGCACGTGGAGAACGTGGTCAACATGGATGCCCGCTCCGTGCTCTCGCTCATTCCCCTGGTGAACCTGGACGGTTGCCTCGATCCCTGCGGACTGGGAAGCTGGTGGGAGGCCTTGGGACAGCGAGGGTTGGCCCTGTGCAGCTCCACTTCCAATACCGGCCAGGAGCACTCCAGCATGGAGGAGATTCTCGCCTGGCTGAACAACCTGAAAACCCGCCACTCCCTGAATATTTCCAGGGTGCCTCTGGACCAGCTGCGGCACTGGACCGCGGACGATACCTCCATCCGCCACGAAACAGGCCAGCACTTCTCGATAATCGGCCTGGACGTTGAGGCCTGCTGCCGGGAAACGCTGCGCTGGTCTCAGCCCATCCTGCACCACCCGAAGCGGGGCTTGCGCGGGTTCCTGCTCAAGACCATAAACGGGGTGCTTCACTTTCTTGTTCGGGCCAGCCTGGAGCCGGGAAGCCACAACGGGGTGGAAGTCGGTCCAACCGTTTCCTGCAGCGACGCCCGGGAACGCCTTGGCGGCAGGCTCGCCCCCAAACTCCTCGAACTCTTCATCGACCCCGCCCCGGAAAATGTCTTCCATCGATGCGTCCAATCCGAAGAGGGTGGCCGGTTCCACCATTTCGAGAACGAGTACATTTTCCTGCACGCCCCTGACGGCATGTCCCACCCGGGTCCGCACTACCGCTGGATGAGCCTTGGTCAACTGCTCAGGCTGGCGCGCCATGCCCACGTGAACATGGAGGCCAGGAACCTGCTCTCCTGCCTGAGCGTCCTGCCTGAAACCGGTACGTGGCCCGACCAGTTGAAATCGGCCTCAAGCAACAGCGTGGCCAGGCTCCGGGCCGTTCCCGGCCGGAGAGATGCCAAGCGTACCAGCGGGCACTCTATGCAAAACGTCCAGGACCAGCTGTCACAGGACGCTGTACTACCTGATGTTTTGGCCAACGCGTCAACCAGGGCACATCGTCTCGCGGTTGGCGATGCAGTGGGCTTTGCTGCCGGCTCGTCACAAACACACGATTCCGGATCTCCCGACAGCCAGGCATGA
- a CDS encoding Gfo/Idh/MocA family oxidoreductase has protein sequence MKLLVLGVSDIFRRRVLPALAATGVSSLDVCSASHVPCEAPAGVPMRTFSVYEEALAQSEAQAVYISTYNGMHSRLVLDALASGRHVAVDKPAFLNATQADTALDLARSRGLVLAEVTVWNEHPRAAAMKRLFEAVGGPTRLSACFSFPPLPPGNFRMDKALGGGAFLDLGPYAVSPGRFFFGCAPLEVCCHRLGSADAQGEDSGVETSFACLFTYPGGRSFTGVFGFDTGYANTLQVLGPCLAARMDRAFTPPPDQHLEIEYNAPQGSGRESFAPADPFTLFFSRFFAAIRAGDGSQFARALREDSQVLARLIAAASMTA, from the coding sequence ATGAAACTGCTCGTCCTCGGAGTTTCCGACATTTTCCGGCGCAGGGTGCTCCCTGCCCTGGCTGCGACAGGGGTCTCCTCCCTGGACGTATGCTCCGCGTCGCATGTCCCGTGCGAGGCTCCTGCGGGAGTGCCCATGCGGACGTTCTCAGTCTACGAGGAGGCGCTCGCCCAGAGCGAAGCGCAGGCCGTCTACATCTCCACTTACAACGGCATGCATTCCCGGCTGGTTTTGGACGCTCTGGCCAGCGGCAGACACGTGGCCGTGGACAAACCCGCTTTCCTCAATGCGACGCAAGCCGATACGGCCCTTGATCTGGCCCGGTCACGCGGCTTGGTATTGGCTGAGGTCACGGTCTGGAATGAACATCCCCGGGCCGCAGCCATGAAACGTCTTTTCGAAGCGGTGGGAGGCCCCACCCGGCTTTCAGCGTGTTTTTCCTTCCCTCCCCTGCCCCCAGGCAATTTCCGCATGGACAAGGCCCTGGGCGGCGGCGCGTTCCTGGACCTGGGGCCCTATGCGGTGAGTCCCGGCCGATTCTTCTTCGGGTGCGCGCCGCTGGAAGTATGCTGCCACAGGCTGGGCAGTGCGGACGCCCAAGGGGAGGACTCCGGGGTGGAAACATCTTTCGCCTGTCTCTTCACCTATCCCGGAGGCCGGAGCTTCACGGGAGTATTCGGCTTTGATACGGGCTACGCCAACACCCTTCAGGTTCTGGGCCCCTGCCTGGCTGCCCGCATGGACCGTGCCTTCACCCCCCCGCCGGATCAACACCTGGAGATCGAATATAATGCGCCGCAGGGCTCTGGGCGGGAGAGTTTCGCACCGGCCGACCCCTTCACCCTGTTCTTCTCCCGCTTTTTTGCGGCCATACGAGCGGGAGACGGTTCGCAGTTCGCCCGAGCCCTGCGCGAAGACTCTCAGGTCTTGGCCAGACTGATCGCCGCAGCCAGCATGACGGCTTGA
- a CDS encoding DegT/DnrJ/EryC1/StrS family aminotransferase, translated as MTIPVWGYLDEYESLREEFLQAVDSVFSSGKLILGPNVEAFEKEFAAYCGTSHGVGLDNGTNALTLALLAAGLKPGGEVVTTSNTAVPTVAAIVNAGGVTRFCDIDPRTYLMDPARLEAAVTPKTAAIVPVHLYGQMVDMEAVNAVAKKHGLLVVEDCAQAHGATRHGNKAGSLSSASAFSFYPTKLLGAYGDGGMALTNDPGVEAKLRRLRFYGMEKTYYSLEQGYNSRLDEVHAAMLRIKLKGLDAAIARRRKIAARYDEALADSPYVLPATAPGNEHAYYLYVVRHQERDRIMEQLKLKGILLNISYPWPIHTMPGYAHLGYPTGALPHTEAAAKCIFSLPMYPGLTPSEQEEVIDALLQLA; from the coding sequence ATGACCATCCCCGTGTGGGGCTATCTCGACGAGTACGAATCCCTGCGCGAAGAGTTCCTTCAGGCGGTGGACAGTGTCTTTTCTTCGGGAAAGCTGATTCTCGGTCCCAATGTCGAGGCATTTGAGAAAGAGTTCGCCGCCTATTGCGGAACATCACACGGAGTCGGGTTGGACAACGGCACCAATGCCTTGACCCTGGCTCTTCTGGCAGCCGGCCTTAAGCCTGGCGGGGAAGTGGTCACCACGTCCAACACAGCCGTGCCCACCGTGGCTGCCATCGTGAACGCCGGGGGCGTCACCCGCTTTTGCGACATCGATCCCAGGACATATCTGATGGACCCGGCCCGTCTGGAGGCAGCCGTCACCCCGAAAACGGCCGCCATCGTTCCCGTCCACCTGTACGGGCAGATGGTCGACATGGAAGCGGTGAACGCCGTGGCAAAAAAGCACGGACTGCTGGTGGTGGAGGACTGCGCCCAGGCCCATGGCGCAACCAGGCATGGCAACAAGGCGGGTTCGCTCTCCAGCGCGTCCGCCTTCTCCTTCTACCCCACCAAGCTGCTTGGCGCCTACGGCGACGGAGGCATGGCCCTCACCAATGATCCGGGGGTGGAGGCCAAGCTGCGCAGGCTGCGTTTCTACGGCATGGAGAAAACCTATTATTCCCTGGAACAGGGGTACAACTCCCGCCTGGACGAGGTCCATGCGGCCATGCTGCGCATAAAGCTTAAGGGCCTGGACGCCGCCATCGCCCGCCGCAGAAAGATCGCGGCCCGTTACGACGAGGCCCTGGCGGATTCGCCTTATGTTCTGCCTGCCACTGCTCCAGGCAACGAACACGCCTATTACCTCTACGTGGTGCGCCACCAGGAGAGGGACAGGATCATGGAACAGCTGAAGCTCAAGGGGATTCTGCTCAACATAAGCTACCCATGGCCAATCCACACCATGCCGGGCTATGCCCACCTTGGTTACCCCACGGGAGCTCTGCCTCACACCGAGGCCGCGGCAAAATGCATCTTCTCCCTGCCCATGTACCCCGGGCTTACGCCCTCCGAGCAGGAGGAAGTCATCGACGCCCTTCTGCAACTGGCCTGA